The genomic interval TGTTAAATTTTGAAGCCGTCtactttatttattaatttgttgttgttagtagAATGTGTAGTTGTCTAGATATGAAAACTTGGGTATTACTATAGTTACCTAAATAGATAATTTACTTAATGTTGTGATGATAATTATTATCAACATCATAATATGTTATCAACCAGTGTTTACagtttacagtttagtgtgtgtttagtgtttACAGTTTATGGTGTGGGGACAGAGCATGCTAactacacacgcgcgcgcgcacacacacacgcacgcacgcacgcacgcacgcacgcacgcacacacacacacacacacacacacacacacacacacacacatacacacgcacacatctaTTGTAGTAGTATATATAGGTGGAGCAAAAATAGGTTACCGTTATGGTACAGAatgattagcatgctatatggctGTTACCAACACAAGGGGCAGATAGCCTCTGAGTGCTGGTAAAGCCATAGAGCATGCTAATCATATGATGACTTTTATACCATGATTACGTGATGTATGTAATTGAGAGTGCACACTTGCTGTGCAATACGTCCTAGACGCCATCTAAATATGTGCTTGTGACTGGTCACATGGTATGAGTTGCAGTTATTTGGAAAGTGGACACTGAGAGTTGACAAGCTTCAATGATATTGATACATGTCATAAACATACACAGTAGCCTTATGAGGCTGCTAATAAATGATACAGTGTTGCTACCAAAGCTACAAGAAAACACTGCTGTTATCTAGGAAGTTACACGCTAGAAAAAGGCTGCTGCTTTAGCTAATTAAACTATCAATCTTTTTAACACACAGCAGATTTGAGAACACTAGCAATGTTCTAACAAACTATACCTCATATAGAGTAGTTTACAAAGCTGTAGTGGTAGATGTACCATAATCTGTTGTGTTATCTTTTGATAATAGCAAATCTTCTGATGATAGCGAATCTTTTTTGTGTTTCTCAGTGCCTTTTCTTGTGGTGTGTTCGGACTTTCCCTGTCTAGAATTTGCACGAACCCCACTCCTTCGAGTGTATCGAGATTGTTTTTGTTCTTGTCTAAACTCCCATATTATGCAAGCCAGTATGATAATGTTATGCACTCGGAAGTCCACTACTATTGGGCGGAAAATTTCAAATGGTTTGTGCAAAGAACTTTTCACTTTCACAAAAGTATGCTCATCTTTGTTGGACTCGTCTTTCAATACGTCAGCAATTGCCAATGAAACTGTTACAGCCAATAGCAACATTAGGAGCAAAGTTCTAGTCGATTTTTTATATATCGTAGCAGCTGGATCTTGATTATCTGCAGTTGGAACTTTAGCAGCAGCTGAATTTTCACTATTTGGATCTTTACTACCAGCTGGAATGTCAGGATCAGCTGGATTTTGACTATTTGAACCTTGACTACCATCTGAAATCTTGCTATCAGCTGGAATGCCATTAGCAGCTGGATCTTGATTATCTGCAGTTGGAACTTCAGCAGCAGCTGAATTTTGACTATTTGGATCTTGACTACCAGCTGGAATGTCAGGATCAGCTGGATTTTGACTAGTTGGACCTTGACTAGGTGGATCTTGACCAGGAGTTGAGCTTAGATGTTCATCAGACTTCAGCTTGAAATAAATGATCACGATGAACTCGGAAATGCTTGATATCAACCCAAGAGTTTTTTCTGCTATTCCAATGTTTTCTTGTTCAGTGCTATCAAGGTGTTTACCATAGTCAGAATATGTGATGATCGCAAAACAATTGTAGACAACACCTCCTAAGACAAAGTATAATAAATACACCAGCCTTTCAGGATCACCAAGAAACATCCATTTTAGGAAGGTACAAATTTTGTCACCAACTCGTTCACATCTGTTTCTCTCATTCTGCTGCTGTTCTGACATTGCTGGAGTGCAACGTGTTCCTGCTAGTAGAAGTACtgatattacaataattagaCAATGTAGAAAAATCTGGATTATTTTGATGTAATGAACGAGCTCCTCCTTCTGCATGTATGAATAGCCGCAACACAATAGTGCTATTGTGATCGGCACCAATACACAGAATCCAGAGTAGATGTCTTTCATTGCTTTCCAAAAGTTCTCTTTTTCGTCATCATCGCTGCCTTGTTTTGGATTGTTAGATCTGTCTGTGCTGCTTGAATTtttcttgctgttgctgttgttcttGTCGTATTTATCCAAAGCAATGTGTATAAACATTGCAAAAAACTGAAAATATGTCCCCACTAGCAGAGGAGTAAAGATGGCTTGCAGGAATCTCCATGCTTGGTTTGAGATGACTTTCTCATTGCAAGGCTCGTGAAAACATGTTGCATTGACTAATGTGTCAATCACCAgtaacagacacataaacgcAAAGAAGCCGTTTATCACTCTCATCCATGGAGGCATTAAAAACAACTTGCTCTTTCTACCAATACGAGACTCCACTGCAAGGTATGCAGCTGTATAGTAAAACACACAATCATTAATATTTTGTATGACACTGTGTCCTAGGACGCATTCAATTAGGGCTTTTTGGAAAaagaaaaatgacaaacaagaacagaAAGCCAACGTAAATAGAACAAGTTGTTCAAACAGGAAAGTGACAtgtactgcgcatgcgcacaaatAATGGTGCAGTGGCTGTTGCTTCAATAGTGCAGTATGTTTATACATACGCCATAACGCCAAATGAGTAACACCATTACAAGATTACCCCAAATATGTATCTTTCCTTCATCACTAAATGTGGGGATTCACTCAATCAGCCACTTACCTAGAGACAGCTAGAGCTGTACACATATGCATCACCACCCTCTAGGCTCTATTGGCTCATCTGGACTGCAGTGTGCGCACTGACTTTGCATTAATTGTCATTTGTGGTGTTCTTTAGAggcctttaattaattaccaggTCTAAATAAAAAGATTGGTCCCGCCCCAAAGGACGGAATTCCAAGCTTTCCGGAAAGAGGACGTCTATAGCCAAGAACACCCTGTTACACTGGAAAATCTCAATCGAATACGCCGCTAGAGATACACATTGTACAAAACAAAATCTAGACACGTGTACGTGCAATATGTACCTGCTGAGAACATGAATGTTGTTTTTGCGACTCCAGATAGCACTCGAAGTCCACTTTGAGTTGCTCCTGTTTCGCAGGCACCAATCATTATCCAGACAATCACTAGACGGGCAAAGGGTCCCAAAAGAAATCCTCCAGTGATCCGCCACTGGAAAACCAGTTCTTTCGTTCTCTGGATTGTCCTGTATACCGCGTGTTCTGTTTTATTCGATTGTGGAGGTGACCACGCGTTGTGTAGTCGTAGCACGAACATCACAATCATTAGGACTGTCAGTAGACTCTCCAAGGCCGCACACCAAGCAAAGTACATCTTCAGTCGTTTTCCATTAGTAGCTAGGTTTCCAGCATTCTTCCATGGCCACCAATAACTTTCGTTATATTTTTTTGGCAACGCGGTGTCTTTCTTTACGCAACTCCACGACTCGTTCAGATGACCGCAGTAGCACATAGGCTTTGATCTGTTTGTGGTACAGTTCTTGTGGCCATACAGATCGATGATAGCGCACCAGTGACCACTAAACAAGCCAACTCCTACAACTACTGCAACTACTAGAGATGCCTGCATCTGGCCACACATCATCTTGAGTCTTTCTTCATGCACTAGCACATACAATAGcgatcaattaatttatatacagAATGACTCTAGAAAGTGAAAtggcataatgacaccgcgcgggcggtcgccggtgacttcaatattcaattctattgaaagacgaaagttgcatctagcttagccacgcccagccacgcctctggcacgcatgcaatgtaatgcaattaagagatgcatgAGAAAGCCTCAACtggcacgcgaccgacctctcacaacaagtcggtaagcacttgcacctggctctcgtcaaccgtcacgctcaatcgtgagacattccttgcggcgatgagcgagggaagcccgttgcatggaggcacgcgtctagggcatctataatcaacgagatcaacgtctagcctacactggaaagttgacgtctagtcgatttggaaagacttcaagcaactatctagctagaggacatttgcgtggatcatctagaccacgcctctaaacATCTGACGGGGAAGCCCCAGCCGGTATCTATCATTTCACGATATAACGGCACGTCGTGCGTTCTCTCCACTCTCGATCTCCATGgacgaagttgacgaagattttgttcggaagcgagtcgaagagggtaatagtcatgctgtcatcagtGAAGAATTACAGACGATGTTTCCAGGACTTCGGGGACTTAGCGAACGATCTGTTCGACGTTTCTGTAcacacgcggggaagtccctaaAGGTTGTTAAGGCTTTCTCATAACAGGCACCCTAGTGGACACAACAAGCTACGACGTGCTAGTTAACATGCGTACGTCTATATacaacaatgtttacaacaacgtgTAGAGGTGTCTGTACAGGCCTGTAAGGACCTTCTCATAACACAAAGTGTTTACCTGTGAGTTGcaattgttgatctgttgtgtcCACTAAGGTTAGTGCctctagggacttccccgcgtgtggcgggcccgtgtccacagtggacacagcaagtgttgaaaattcgcaggtaaaCACTTGGTGTTATGAGAAAGCCTTTACAGGCCTGTAAATTGGTCTGTAAATTGGACACAACAAATCTTTGTAGACTTGTTCATACGTCGTAGATGTCAATTGTCATGCAACCGTCACGCGCCCCATAGGTTGAAGTGTGAAGACGCTACCGACGTGAGACGATCGAGAGAATTAAGACGGACACTCGATCATGCACGGACTGCATGAAAGCTTAAATATAGCATGGTCTAAACCTATTCTAAATGTGTACTGAATACCACCTTTAATCATATTTAGACATATTTAGACCGATCCTAATATGGTGTATAGAACACATTTAGGACAGCCTGTATAGATCGAATACAGGTTTTAGGATTACATTTAGGCACACATTTGGAGTCCTAAATATCAGATACAGATTTTTCCAAATATGAGCTATAGGTAGTCTCAAGACACACTAACCAGGTGATTGACATTAATTGTTATGTGATTTATTTCTCtagttcaacaaactttgGCAATACAACAATgttaacagcaaatttgaatgaTCTAGCTCTATATATCcatgttctttgacatgtattaaaatcaaacgTATTATAATTAGCAGAAGTCTTCTAGAGCCGATTCTGGTACAATGTCATTCTCGGACGTGTTCTGGTAGATGGAGCTCCGTTTACTCTTGGTACCGCGTTCCTCtctgagtctgccttctggcgtACTTTCTGTCGAAAAACTCAAACTCCTTTGTTGCTCCAATGGCTCTCCATGGAAGAGGTCGGACCAGGAGTTGTGAACGTCCAGCAGTGGAGGCTCCCTCAGAGGGTGGCTCGTTATCACTGCTATTTCAGAGACTTCTGACGACATCAATTCCAGTTTCGTGGCACTAGCGTACGTCTTCTTTTGTTCGTCGTTCAAAGTTGTGGACATCTCTAAAACTGAAGATCTTCTCTGCAATTTCTGACATAATGgacatattgatataaataatagacagTTGTTCCCAAAAAATATGCAATgagattaatatatatatatacatatatatatatatatatatatatatatatatatatatatatatatatatatattaattaaatggacaTATGCAAGCTTTCATTACAAAGAAAAGTTAGAAAGActaaagaagacaaactaCAGCGATGACATTCTGTGATCAAGAGTTATAACTGATCATGAGTATATAATATTTAGGTGCCACCATCTTACAATTTTGACGTAAAATGCTATTGAAACAAGACCGTATTAGCAGTTAAAATATGTATAGttatattattttgtaaaagtcaaagaaaaaaatcaaaaatttactgGTGACCGCCTGCAAGTACGAGAAATCTTAGACTTTGACTTGCATTGTGTAGCCATTGCCTTCTTCTTGCTTTTTGACGATCTGAAGATGCAAGATGGTCCGACCTGTCAaagtcaatataaatatacatacaggAATTATAGGCCATGCACACAGTATACATGCTGTGTACAATCATGACCTCGCTATAGTGATCATGAGCAAATCATGATCTAATCTAACTATAATGAGCATGCAGCCAGCTACCTAGAGATATATAGCTAGTGCTCACCTCGCTTACGGCGTCAGACACGCGGCGTTCTA from Corticium candelabrum chromosome 22, ooCorCand1.1, whole genome shotgun sequence carries:
- the LOC134197618 gene encoding uncharacterized protein LOC134197618, with product MDEVDEDFVRKRVEEGNSHAVISEELQTMFPGLRGLSERSVRRFCTDRGLGRRCSLTKEELERRVSDAVSEKLQRRSSVLEMSTTLNDEQKKTYASATKLELMSSEVSEIAVITSHPLREPPLLDVHNSWSDLFHGEPLEQQRSLSFSTESTPEGRLREERGTKSKRSSIYQNTSENDIVPESALEDFC